A genome region from Blautia coccoides includes the following:
- the purE gene encoding 5-(carboxyamino)imidazole ribonucleotide mutase — MAKVGIVMGSDSDMPVMKKAADMLEKFGIEYEMKIISAHREPDVFFEYAKTAEEKDFKVIIAGAGMAAHLPGMCAAIFPMPVIGIPMHTTSLGGRDSLYSIVQMPSGIPVATVAINGGANAGILAAKILATSDQELLQKLKDYKEELKNQVVAKDARLQEVGYKEY; from the coding sequence ATGGCAAAAGTTGGAATTGTTATGGGAAGTGACTCTGATATGCCTGTTATGAAAAAGGCAGCAGACATGCTGGAGAAATTTGGAATCGAATATGAGATGAAGATCATCTCAGCCCACAGAGAACCGGACGTATTCTTTGAGTACGCAAAGACGGCAGAGGAGAAAGATTTCAAAGTTATCATCGCAGGCGCAGGAATGGCAGCTCACCTTCCCGGTATGTGTGCGGCGATTTTCCCAATGCCGGTTATCGGTATTCCCATGCACACCACGTCTTTAGGAGGAAGAGATTCCCTGTATTCCATCGTTCAGATGCCGTCCGGAATTCCGGTTGCAACAGTTGCGATCAACGGAGGAGCCAATGCGGGTATTCTGGCAGCCAAGATTTTAGCAACTTCCGACCAGGAACTGCTGCAGAAGCTGAAAGACTACAAAGAAGAGCTGAAAAACCAGGTCGTTGCAAAAGACGCAAGACTGCAGGAAGTTGGATATAAAGAATATTAA
- a CDS encoding aminopeptidase, protein MSKDTFLEERFELVKERIRDMQQEMDVPERFMGFFKEMTPFLNYVLNFHEKIQEGWLDQASLAELQKNNQALYEGILPGAYETSYANPAYAVRMLREDYGRLLSFLAAEVRGIVAYAYEDRLFDMTVIMELYVQIYNLLEEPVVPAEEIKDTLYWYVSDYSEEMAGRRIREAVDPSLDFAVRIICDNDLTDLRYLYKYGEYVTENELAMAEYLNSFSENELQDMARTFTEGYRIGFINGRKDITKKNSVNIRYQLGFEPIVKRAVLQFEKMGLKPVIYRSAVHAVNKKQHHRIGYYGAVPNKQFDYDHKDDAALFLDQEFVQRKLRVMQVAYEQVKELAGTHGGPAVIETFGEKPFTPENKKEAFSLTPHQQKLQVTYDNEAGQIVNRYIKGEERSFTIIAYPVCEIGEKFKEIFRETVRLNTLDYRLYQNIQQKLINALDEGCEVKIKGRGVNHTDMTVCLHELKCPEKQTNFENCVADVNIPVGEVFTSPVLCGTNGVLHVSGVYLDGLYYKDLKLTFTDGRVSDYTCGNFPDEEENRSYIKENILFHHDMLPLGEFAIGTNTTAYVMAKKYQIEDILPVLIAEKMGPHFAVGDTCYSWSEDTAVYNPDGKEIIARDNEVSILRRIDAGKAYFGCHTDITIPYEELGEITVVKKDGSLIPIIEDSRFVLPGTEELNRVLGEL, encoded by the coding sequence AGGCGTCTCTTGCGGAACTTCAAAAGAACAACCAGGCTTTATATGAAGGGATACTGCCGGGGGCCTATGAGACATCCTATGCGAATCCTGCATATGCAGTGCGTATGCTGCGGGAAGATTACGGGAGACTGCTTTCCTTCTTGGCCGCAGAGGTACGGGGCATCGTGGCGTACGCCTATGAGGACCGCCTTTTTGATATGACCGTGATCATGGAACTGTACGTCCAGATTTATAATCTTCTGGAGGAGCCTGTTGTACCGGCGGAGGAGATAAAGGACACTCTCTACTGGTATGTGAGTGATTACAGTGAGGAGATGGCAGGGAGAAGGATCAGGGAAGCTGTGGACCCTTCTCTTGATTTTGCTGTGCGCATTATCTGTGACAATGACCTGACAGATCTGAGATATCTGTACAAGTACGGGGAATACGTGACAGAGAATGAACTTGCCATGGCGGAATACCTGAACAGCTTCTCTGAAAATGAACTGCAGGATATGGCCCGTACATTTACTGAGGGGTACCGGATAGGGTTCATTAACGGCAGAAAAGATATTACCAAAAAGAACAGTGTGAATATTCGCTATCAACTGGGGTTTGAGCCAATTGTGAAAAGAGCTGTCCTCCAGTTTGAAAAAATGGGATTAAAGCCTGTCATCTATCGGAGTGCCGTCCATGCAGTAAATAAAAAGCAGCATCACAGGATCGGATATTATGGGGCAGTCCCCAATAAGCAGTTTGATTATGACCATAAGGACGATGCAGCGCTTTTTCTGGATCAGGAATTTGTGCAGCGGAAGCTTCGGGTCATGCAGGTGGCTTATGAGCAGGTAAAGGAACTTGCCGGCACGCATGGAGGTCCGGCCGTTATTGAGACATTTGGTGAGAAGCCGTTTACACCGGAGAATAAAAAAGAAGCTTTTTCTCTGACACCCCATCAGCAAAAGCTGCAGGTGACTTATGACAATGAGGCCGGACAGATCGTGAACCGCTACATCAAAGGTGAGGAGCGCAGTTTTACCATTATTGCCTATCCGGTATGTGAGATAGGGGAGAAGTTTAAAGAGATATTTAGGGAGACAGTGCGTCTGAACACTTTAGATTACCGCCTTTATCAGAATATTCAGCAAAAGCTTATCAATGCCCTGGATGAAGGCTGTGAAGTTAAGATAAAAGGCAGGGGTGTCAACCACACAGATATGACAGTGTGTCTGCATGAGCTAAAATGTCCCGAAAAACAGACGAACTTTGAAAACTGTGTGGCGGATGTCAATATTCCTGTAGGTGAAGTTTTTACAAGTCCGGTACTGTGCGGAACAAACGGTGTGCTCCACGTATCCGGTGTGTATCTTGACGGATTATATTACAAAGATTTGAAATTGACATTTACAGATGGAAGGGTGTCAGATTACACCTGCGGGAATTTTCCTGATGAGGAGGAAAACAGGAGCTATATCAAGGAAAATATTCTCTTCCACCACGACATGCTTCCGCTGGGGGAATTTGCCATAGGCACCAACACAACAGCGTATGTGATGGCAAAGAAATATCAGATCGAGGATATCCTGCCCGTTCTCATTGCGGAGAAGATGGGACCGCATTTTGCAGTGGGTGATACCTGCTACAGTTGGTCTGAGGATACCGCGGTATATAATCCGGACGGGAAAGAGATCATTGCCAGGGACAATGAAGTATCTATACTGAGAAGGATCGATGCGGGCAAAGCCTATTTTGGATGTCATACGGACATTACCATCCCTTATGAGGAGCTGGGGGAGATCACAGTTGTGAAAAAGGATGGCAGTCTGATACCAATCATAGAAGACAGCAGATTTGTCCTGCCGGGGACTGAGGAACTGAACCGGGTATTGGGAGAATTATAA
- the purM gene encoding phosphoribosylformylglycinamidine cyclo-ligase — MDYKNAGVDIEAGYKSVELMKEHIKKTMRPEVLTNIGGFSGAFSMDAFKNMEKPTLVSGTDGVGTKLKLAFIMDKHDTVGIDCVAMCVNDIACAGGEPLFFLDYIACGKNYPEKIAEIVKGVAAGCEQSNAALIGGETAEMPGFYPEDEYDLAGFAVGVVDEKDLITGKDLKDGDVLVGMASSGVHSNGFSLVRKVFDMTKESLETYYDELGKTLGEALIAPTKIYVKALRSVKEAGVRVKGCSHITGGGFYENVPRMLGDGVCAVIEKDSYPIPPIFTLMAKKGEIDEKMMYNTYNMGIGMVMAVDAADVEKTMEAVKAAGETPYVIGRIEAGEKDVKLV, encoded by the coding sequence ATGGATTACAAGAATGCCGGTGTAGATATTGAAGCAGGCTACAAATCAGTAGAATTGATGAAGGAACACATTAAAAAGACCATGAGACCGGAAGTTCTCACCAATATCGGTGGATTTTCCGGTGCGTTTTCCATGGATGCATTCAAAAATATGGAGAAGCCAACTCTGGTATCAGGGACAGACGGCGTTGGAACCAAGCTGAAACTGGCTTTCATCATGGACAAGCATGACACAGTGGGAATTGACTGTGTGGCAATGTGTGTGAACGATATTGCGTGCGCAGGCGGGGAACCTCTGTTTTTCCTGGACTATATTGCCTGTGGCAAGAACTACCCGGAAAAGATCGCTGAGATCGTCAAAGGCGTGGCAGCAGGCTGTGAGCAGTCAAATGCAGCCCTCATCGGCGGTGAGACAGCAGAGATGCCCGGTTTTTATCCGGAAGATGAATATGACCTGGCGGGATTCGCTGTTGGTGTCGTGGACGAAAAAGATCTGATCACAGGAAAAGATTTAAAAGACGGCGATGTGCTTGTAGGCATGGCTTCCTCCGGTGTGCACAGCAATGGTTTTTCTCTGGTCAGAAAAGTGTTTGACATGACAAAAGAGTCTCTGGAGACTTACTATGACGAACTGGGCAAAACCCTGGGAGAGGCGTTGATCGCCCCCACAAAAATATATGTAAAGGCTCTCAGAAGCGTAAAAGAAGCCGGTGTCCGCGTCAAGGGCTGCAGCCATATTACAGGCGGCGGATTCTATGAGAATGTGCCTAGAATGCTGGGAGACGGCGTATGCGCAGTGATTGAAAAGGATAGTTATCCGATTCCCCCGATCTTCACCCTGATGGCTAAAAAAGGTGAGATTGATGAGAAGATGATGTACAATACCTATAACATGGGTATCGGTATGGTGATGGCTGTGGATGCGGCAGATGTGGAGAAGACCAT